The genomic region TACAGTTTAAAGTTGGTCAAATGACAAACTCATTTAGTTAGGTAAAGACACAGTCAAGCAGATTCAATCCAAACAAGGAGCTTGTGGTCGACCTAAGCAAGGCAAGCATGTCAAATTTACCCACCAGACCAGATATGAGTGGTAGTAACctagtatataatatattaaatacttgACTTAAcactcttttttcctttatgaaaaaataacctTATTGCATCACTAGCAAGTGTATTTCCAAGTCATAAAGCAGGACAAGCTTGTCATTAAGATAGAATAGGCTAAACATACACTTGTTAGAACTCGACTCACAATATAATACCCTTCATTATAGTTTACGTCTTTAAGGCATGAATGTGGTATaaccttttcttgaaaaatacaacaacaacaacgccttatcccactaggtggggtcggctacatggatcaacttccgccataatgttctatcaagtaccatacttctatccaaaccattaatataaccttttcttgaaaaataaataggCATAATTGCACTAAATACTCTTAATGCTTATTACACCCAAAATCCCTCTCATATGGGAAATTACTGCCCTTTACTTTATGTAATGTTCTCACACCCCTACACCCTTGGTTGCATAAGAAATTACAGATACCTCCCCTACTTTCTGTACAAACCTTACACAAAGTCGCCTGGTAGATATTATAAAACATGCAATTCCCCAAACAAAAATGGTGTTAGTGTAACAAGCAATAACAATAGAGGAGTTGAATAATTAGCACCTATGAAGCACGGACTTCGACACCAATGCCGCGACACGACTAAATTCTAAAACATAAGACACGGGGAcacgcatatatatatatatatatatatatatataagcatcaaaaaattatattaagtaaCACCATTatcattcaaaagaaaaattcacaAGGCAAAACTTTgtctctttaaaaaataatctaaaaacaaACTTGCTAATATATTTAATAGAGTCTCACCTAAAAAAGTACCAAGATAAATCatcataattgaaaacataaataaaagacAGGTAATCATAAATCATCACAATTTCTAGTTCTGGTTCatcaagggataaattagtaaCTTCAAAAATTTCATTCTCATCAAGTGATCCAAACAGTAGCAGTAACAAACTCAAACCAATGAAGATGTACGTGAATGAAGGAGTGACACGACCGACATGGAGAGGAAGCGTtgttattctaatttaatttaatctaaattctaatatgttattataatttaaaatataatgttgtatctttaagatttttaaaaataaataggaagCATAAACTACGTGAAgaggaaataataaaaaatctaatctattattacaatttaaaatctaagcttttatcttttaagatttaaaaaaatatgattttgaaaaaaaaaataacaaaagtctTGTCGTGTCTGTTGGCTTCCCATGTGCAGAATCGTGtcgaaaatttaaaagaaaaaaatggacaCGGCAAATGCGTGTCTGACATGTGTCCGGTGTGTGTCCGGCACGTGTCCATGTCGTCGGCATGTCGAAAACAGAAACACCACTGTTTGGGACCATGTCGGTACTTCACAGATTAGCaccaacttaattaattaattaatttattacataATACTATACAAATGAAAGAACACATTCTATTGATAGCTTGAACTCAATACATGactatttaattacaaaatgtatACTTACTCCTTTGATTCCTTATcaaaatgaatcacttttaCGACAAACCACTCGTCCTTATCAGCATTTCGTGGTGTGACCCTAGCCGCTACCTGAGAAGTGACAAGAAACTAACTTAATGGAATAGAACTCAAGATTCTTCATGtaataatattagaaaatagtttcatgaaatgcacatcgagagaaaagagagagctATGTCTGTGAAAATGTTATTGATGCATAACCATGTAAGAGGTTCTCATGTTTATATATAGAACCTGTTAGATCTCAGTTTTATTAACTACCAAATGAATAACCataattataaatgaataaCAGCTCAATTAACTAACTATAACTGAATTTCTAACAGTTGTAAGCTTTAAATGAAGCAACAGAAGCAGTTTAACCCGCACAAGCTTATCAGAGGCAATGTACAGCACATATGTGCAGTATAATGTGACAAAGATAAAAAACCGTATTGATAAAAAGCGATAAAGAATTCTATTTTACTGATTTGTATTCATCAAACTTGAGTACAAATGCATACCTGTTCGCCTTTAAGACTGGCACAAGCCTCAAGTTGACTTCGCATATTAGGAGTTAGCCTTGAAATGTCTGACTCAGTCTTCACTCGTTTCCTTTTCTGCTCATTACCTTCTGTAACACAAGTACTGTCAGCCACACAAGGTATATAAAAAATGGCATCTCAAAGGAAAtgaaatcataataataacaaatagcgtaaaaattatttgtttcaaCCAAAATACTCCATAAACCATTCCACATTGTATGTATTTTAGTTCTCATGTTTGCATAGCTCCACGTCATCAACTGAATGTTGTACAAAAACATTACCACATTGTTGGGGAAGCAATAAATCACCATGAACTAGCTGGGGGAATAACAACAGGATGCAAAAGCACTCTTGCTAATGAGTTATAAGTTTTGGCTGATCAGCACCTCCAAATCAAGATTTCCATATATATACCCAGCACTAATTTCCATTCTCCTTCCACCATATAGGTAGAGAAGGAACgaatgtaaatataaatgagtcaattaaaacataattttaagttttacttaaaattacacattaacatgccctccctccccctttttcttcttcatgtaGCTGGACTATACAAGATTGACCAACATGGCAGCAGAGATGTCAACTATATTGATGAGTATCCAAAGCAGTAGACTTTACCTTTtcctggaaaagaaaaaaatggaggcagagaaaaaatcttaaacaaacaaaaacttgCAACATCCTCTAATAATTCAATGGAAATTTGGCATGTAGTTGTCACAAAGATTGTCAGACATATTTATTTGCTTCCTACTTTCCTTCCCCCAAAAAAGAACTCTAATGCTTTAGATACTTGCTTTGGTTCTACATTGTTGGTCAAGCATACCTAGTCACTTTGGTTAATACATATAACACATAAGAAGGAAATATTAAGAGAGCGACATACTAAAAGATTCTGATCTGttgatagtatttattttatggaTGAATACCAAATGTATAAGCTTAAGTAAAGAGGCAATAAGGTTTAAGTGAAAGACAAACATATTTGCCACAGATTTGAGACAAACCTATTCTTCTTCGTGTTTGCCCTTGTGGACCCGTAGGCAGTAGGGCATCAATTTGGTTTATCAGTAAGTTGGAAATACTGCAACCAAAATTAATATCAAGAATCATATGCTATAGAATGCCTAGCCTGGACAGAGTATATCAAGCTACTCTAATGTCAAAATCCATGGCTATGATTTTCAgcatattagaaaataaaatgcaatcaTATAAAATGCTTCATAGCTAAAGACAGATTAAACATACCTTGCTTCACTTTCTGAAAGATCTTTTGCTTGAGTGTACAAAAATTTCAGCCTAGCCAATGAGTTATCCCCAGGCTTCTCAACTACTTCAGGAGCTGcaacaaaatgacaaaaaactATCATCAACAAAATACAGAGACATGAATAGAGAATATAAGAATAACTGAGCATCAGATCATGTTTCCCAGATATGGAAACAAGTAGAACCATTCCGATCTAGCAAGTACTAAGAGTCTTTGGCTTTGTCAAATTAGAGCTTAGTCCATGGTTCCCATTGACTGACTAACTCAAATcttaatatttcaattttcaagttCCATATCCAAAAGTATGAAAACTATAGCAAAATGAGATTTAATTTCAACTAATAATGTTTAGTCTGCCATTTTGTTAATTTCACTAAAATCACAGAAGTGTCGCGAACAAACAATCCCAAAAATTTAAGTTGGTTGTTAGACAAAGATACATGAATGGTTTTATATCATATCTCATACAAATTCCCTCACCCGAGAGCCTTCAGCCTTTAAGTGTGCATAAAGCACTAACCCACCTACCTAGTGCTAAAATTCAACTTTTTATTAGAATGGGGGAGACAAGGATCAAATTGTGGAATGGAGGAGGCTCTTATACCACATCATGAACCAACAAATCCAAAAGCTTAAGTTGTTAGGTAAATACACGAGTAATTTTACACTACATCTCAAACTGAAAGAATTGTTTGTTTccttaatttgataatttttcaaTAACACTTTTTCAAAGTTGACCAAATCAACATATACTTTCTGCTACAATTTAGGTATTTGATAAATTACACTTTTAAGCCAAGGTAGTtcacaaacaaaagaaaacactAAATACATGAGAAATATgcatatcaaataaatattgattattgaagacccaaaaatacaaacaacaatagcaacaaaagtcttatcccactaggtgaggtTGTAACATGGATCACATGACACTATTAGGCGGCTTGGTTAAAACCAAATTCTCAGATATTATTCACCATGAGATCCCTTTAACAATTTCCTCTAAGGTCTTTCTTCGTCTAACCCCGCCCCTTTTCACAGGACTAGAAACCATGCAATCTATTCTTCTAACTAGTACTTCTTTGCCTTTCACAATTTATGACTTTATTCATTAAccacaaaaaaagcaaaaaacacTACCTTTCAACAATATGCATATTGGAAAGAATGAGGATAGACTTTTGTGCATAACTAGGAACTAGGATTATGACACAGTGCTCAATAAAGATCAATCTCCAATGCTCAAGTATCTTCTTACCATTAGGGTTTTACAATACATCACTAACATTTGTGGATTATGTTAATATTGAccctttaaaaatatatttcaatgtGCTTAGAATGACCACTATTGTGTTTGACATTGAGTACACTCGCATGATTTAATTAtacatgattttattttgaagaaaggtatctgaatgttttcaaatatttgggTGACTTAAAGCCCATCTATTAAAAATCACCTACTATTATTGAAtgtaaaagattttaatttggaaaattaGCAACTAAGAATATAGCCCAGTTATAATATATTAGCTATGACTTTTTAGCAGAATTGTTTGCCTGCTGAGTAAAGATCTCtgaatatagaaaaatattatgattcatggaaagtaactcacttttaaaaaaaacaattgttaGAAGCTTAATCCCTCGTGCCATCATCGTTGCAATGCTTAACAAAATAAACCAAGAAATAGGCATATGCACTGAGGGAAAACGTTGTAATTATAAAACTAAGGTTTTACTTTATTGCCAAACTCTAACCCGGCTAAAGCTGTCAACTTTTAACAGGCTTATGAGCATGAAATATTCCATTTCAAGTTTGGCCAAGCTGGACATGCATATTAGTAATCAACACACTACAATATCCAAGTCTATGTCATTCAGAGCAAAgtcttttttaaatgtttctCATAGTATTTTCTCTTCTGAACTCAAACCACAATCCACATGCCCTTTAAATTGCTTTAGAGCTCCCCTTCAACCTCAGATGCAAATCCAGGCCATGAAACTGAAGCCTGGATTCTGCTGAGCCATCTCAGATCCCAGACCAACCTGAGGTCTGGACACAATTTCTAGAAGCTTCAGTGAATCATGCTCAACACCTCGAATCCTGCAAATACTCGAACCGTCATGGATAACCAAGGATGCAATATTTTCTCCAATACCCTTACTTTGTATCAAAACTAACTTACGCATGGGAGCGGCATTTCAGTTCCCTTCCCTATCCCTCTGCTCAGCCACCATCAAGCTCCATTACACAAATGCATAAAAGCACCTTAAAAGCAGTGTTCCACTTGAAATTCAGGTTTTCGTAGCaatcatttttcttagttattcTTCTATACTTTTAAAGAGGCCGCTAACTTCCATTTGATCCATTTTTCCTCACTAGCACTTCTATCGATGTTCTTCACACTTGTCAAAACCAAACTACCTTGAGCAAGTTTCTATCATATTTTTCACACCATTTTCTCTCATTCACTTCCCTTTCCAATATTTCTATCTTATAAGCAATCAACACAAGcaaatcgattttttttttcatgtatgaaatatgaacaaacaaacaaacagttTAGCATCCATGTTCGTgaaattcaaaaactaaaagtaagtttaaaaaatcacttaaaaattgGGCCACTTTAGagtgtaataaaaattattaaacacaaaaaaaaagtcccagTCAGCACGCtctacagtttttttttctaaattttttaacgtCAATTTATCCAGAACTgataaaaacagaagaaacaccTGATTTGCAAACATACATTAACACGATGAACCATTAGGATCACAAAaacgaagaagatgcagcactgaaaaaaacccaaaaaaaaaaaacaatgaagagaaagagagagagagagagagagaaacttaCTTGCTTGAAGCTTCTTGTGAAGTTTGTTGATCTCCGACAGAATATCCTCTTGTTCTTTCCTCACCCGATCGAACTCCTTCGAGTTCTCCAATATCGAGACAATGTCCGGCGAAGACATTGTTTTGATGGCGAAAACAACAACCACGACCCAAAAACCAGATTCTTCCAACGATTTTGCTCTCACCTTTCCTTCCAACGTTGCTATCAAACTCCGAAATCGAAAATCGAGAGCGGAATTGgaatttttccaatttttattttattttttttcgt from Glycine soja cultivar W05 chromosome 16, ASM419377v2, whole genome shotgun sequence harbors:
- the LOC114388948 gene encoding SAGA-associated factor 29 homolog B-like isoform X3, with protein sequence MSSPDIVSILENSKEFDRVRKEQEDILSEINKLHKKLQATPEVVEKPGDNSLARLKFLYTQAKDLSESEASISNLLINQIDALLPTGPQGQTRRRIEGNEQKRKRVKTESDISRLTPNMRSQLEACASLKGEQVAARVTPRNADKDEWFVVKVIHFDKESKEFEVLDEEPGDDEESSGQRQYKLPMANIIPFPKSNDPSSALDFPPGKHVLAVYPGTTALYKATVVQGPRRRKTEDYVLEFDDDEEDGSLPQRTVPFRKVVPLPEGHRQ
- the LOC114388948 gene encoding SAGA-associated factor 29 homolog B-like isoform X2, whose product is MSSPDIVSILENSKEFDRVRKEQEDILSEINKLHKKLQATPEVVEKPGDNSLARLKFLYTQAKDLSESEASISNLLINQIDALLPTGPQGQTRRRIGKGNEQKRKRVKTESDISRLTPNMRSQLEACASLKGEQVAARVTPRNADKDEWFVVKVIHFDKESKEFEVLDEEPGDDEESSGQRQYKLPMANIIPFPKSNDPSSALDFPPGKHVLAVYPGTTALYKATVVQGPRRRKTEDYVLEFDDDEEDGSLPQRTVPFRKVVPLPEGHRQ
- the LOC114388948 gene encoding SAGA-associated factor 29 homolog B-like isoform X1, producing MSSPDIVSILENSKEFDRVRKEQEDILSEINKLHKKLQATPEVVEKPGDNSLARLKFLYTQAKDLSESEASISNLLINQIDALLPTGPQGQTRRRIGKEGNEQKRKRVKTESDISRLTPNMRSQLEACASLKGEQVAARVTPRNADKDEWFVVKVIHFDKESKEFEVLDEEPGDDEESSGQRQYKLPMANIIPFPKSNDPSSALDFPPGKHVLAVYPGTTALYKATVVQGPRRRKTEDYVLEFDDDEEDGSLPQRTVPFRKVVPLPEGHRQ
- the LOC114388948 gene encoding SAGA-associated factor 29 homolog B-like isoform X5: MSSPDIVSILENSKEFDRVRKEQEDILSEINKLHKKLQATPEVVEKPGDNSLARLKFLYTQAKDLSESEASISNLLINQIDALLPTGPQGQTRRRIGKEGNEQKRKRVKTESDISRLTPNMRSQLEACASLKGEQVAARVTPRNADKDEWFVVKVIHFDKESKEFEVLDEEPGDDEESSGQRQYKLPMANIIPFPKSNDPSSALDFPPGKHVLAVYPGTTALYKATVVQGPRRLCVGI
- the LOC114388948 gene encoding SAGA-associated factor 29 homolog B-like isoform X4: MSSPDIVSILENSKEFDRVRKEQEDILSEINKLHKKLQATPEVVEKPGDNSLARLKFLYTQAKDLSESEASISNLLINQIDALLPTGPQGQTRRRIGNEQKRKRVKTESDISRLTPNMRSQLEACASLKGEQVAARVTPRNADKDEWFVVKVIHFDKESKEFEVLDEEPGDDEESSGQRQYKLPMANIIPFPKSNDPSSALDFPPGKHVLAVYPGTTALYKATVVQGPRRRKTEDYVLEFDDDEEDGSLPQRTVPFRKVVPLPEGHRQ